In the genome of Candidatus Pristimantibacillus lignocellulolyticus, the window ACCTAGATGCCAATGAAAAGTTTTAGTCTATGCTTTTTGATGTAACTTATCATTCTTATGAAGTTATAACGTGAAGCCAATGAAAAGTTTTAGGAGGAACAAACTATGATGCTGAAGTATAAGTTGTTAGCGCAAATTTCTTTTTATCGGTTGATGTTAAAATTAGGGTTAAAGAATGAGATGATCTACTATATTGGTGGTAGCGAAGCATTACCTCCACCATTAACACGTGAAGAAGAAGAGTACCTACTCCTCAAATTACCTTCTGGTGATGGTAGCATCCGTACGATTTTAATTGAACGAAATCTACGTCTAGTCGTATATATTGCCCGAAAATTTGAAAATACTGGAATTAATATTGAAGATCTTGTATCGATAGGTACGATTGGTCTTATTAAAGCAGTTAATACATTTGATCCAGAAAAGAAAATTAAACTAGCTACGTATGCTTCTCGTTGTATTGAAAATGAAATATTAATGTATTTGAGAAGAAATTCTAAGACGAGATCCGAAGTATCTTTCGATGAACCGTTAAACATTGATTGGGACGGTAATGAATTACTATTATCTGATGTGCTTGGTACAGAAAACGATACAATCTATCGTAATATCGAAGAACAGGTTGATCGAAAATTGTTACAGAAAGCACTTGAGAAGCTTTCTGATCGCGAACGCATTATTATGCAA includes:
- the sigE gene encoding RNA polymerase sporulation sigma factor SigE — protein: MMLKYKLLAQISFYRLMLKLGLKNEMIYYIGGSEALPPPLTREEEEYLLLKLPSGDGSIRTILIERNLRLVVYIARKFENTGINIEDLVSIGTIGLIKAVNTFDPEKKIKLATYASRCIENEILMYLRRNSKTRSEVSFDEPLNIDWDGNELLLSDVLGTENDTIYRNIEEQVDRKLLQKALEKLSDRERIIMQLRFGLADGEEKTQKDVADMLGISQSYISRLEKRIIKRLRKEFNKML